One genomic window of Clostridium taeniosporum includes the following:
- a CDS encoding IS1182 family transposase: MLINKSYIKNYNKFNDNFQLILPLNLENLIPEDDSVRLLSHVLEGLNYTKLYKAYSSVGRKPAVEPKIMFKILSYAYSQNIYSSRKIEKACKRDINFKWLLQSYKAPDHATISRFRKDYLSNEVIEDLFYQQAKYLAEQKEILFENVFIDGTKIEANANRYTFVWKKSIYKNEEKMFDKIVALIEDVNVEELKDFIIGKETLIENIDAILDWLSLEKQNRNIEFVHGIGKRKSKIQKWTEQLIEYKQRQEKYDSSKEILSKRNSYSKTDTDATFMHMKDDHMRNGQLKPGYNVQIAVESEYVTGVGIFQDRNDIATLIPMLNNMQEKLGRKHLNVIADSGYESEENYLFLESNNQIPYIKPQTYEKWKKRSFKNDISKRENMQYNSETDTYTCHNGTKLKPFSIIHRKFASGYEAEVTVYECESCDNCSYKAKCTKAKANRKMQVSKTFIEKREVSYKNITTEKGAKLRMNRSIQVEGAFGVLKSDYEFNRFLTRGKNSVKTEFILLCFGFNINKLHSKIQNERTQNHLHELKISA; the protein is encoded by the coding sequence ATGCTAATAAACAAATCATACATTAAAAATTATAATAAATTTAATGATAATTTTCAACTTATATTACCATTAAATTTAGAAAACTTAATACCAGAAGATGATTCTGTCCGCTTGCTAAGCCATGTATTGGAGGGATTAAATTACACAAAGTTGTATAAGGCGTACTCTTCCGTTGGAAGAAAACCGGCAGTGGAACCTAAAATCATGTTCAAAATATTATCTTATGCTTATTCTCAAAATATTTATTCAAGCAGAAAAATAGAAAAGGCATGCAAAAGAGATATAAACTTCAAGTGGTTGCTTCAAAGCTATAAAGCACCTGATCATGCTACAATTAGTAGATTTCGTAAAGATTATCTTTCAAATGAGGTAATTGAAGATTTATTTTATCAGCAAGCTAAATATTTAGCAGAGCAAAAGGAAATATTATTTGAAAATGTATTTATAGATGGTACTAAAATCGAAGCGAATGCTAATCGTTATACTTTTGTTTGGAAGAAATCAATTTATAAAAATGAAGAAAAAATGTTTGATAAAATAGTTGCACTTATCGAAGATGTCAATGTTGAAGAGCTAAAAGACTTTATTATAGGAAAAGAAACATTGATAGAAAATATTGATGCAATTCTTGACTGGCTTTCATTAGAAAAACAAAATAGAAACATAGAATTTGTTCATGGAATTGGAAAAAGAAAAAGTAAGATTCAAAAGTGGACAGAACAATTGATTGAATACAAGCAAAGACAAGAAAAATATGATTCAAGCAAGGAAATATTATCAAAAAGAAATAGTTATTCTAAAACCGATACTGACGCAACTTTCATGCATATGAAAGATGATCATATGAGAAATGGTCAATTAAAACCTGGTTATAATGTACAAATAGCTGTTGAAAGTGAATACGTGACCGGTGTCGGAATATTTCAAGATAGAAATGATATAGCAACACTAATACCTATGCTGAACAATATGCAGGAAAAGCTGGGACGTAAACATCTCAATGTAATTGCAGATTCAGGGTATGAAAGTGAAGAAAATTATTTGTTTTTAGAAAGTAATAATCAAATCCCATATATAAAACCACAAACTTATGAAAAGTGGAAAAAGAGAAGTTTTAAAAATGATATAAGCAAACGTGAAAATATGCAATATAATTCAGAAACAGATACTTATACTTGTCATAATGGCACGAAATTAAAACCTTTTTCAATTATTCATAGAAAGTTTGCAAGTGGATATGAAGCCGAAGTTACTGTATATGAATGTGAAAGTTGTGATAACTGCTCTTACAAAGCAAAATGTACGAAAGCGAAAGCAAATAGAAAGATGCAAGTTTCAAAAACTTTTATAGAAAAGCGTGAAGTATCTTATAAAAATATTACTACTGAAAAAGGTGCTAAACTAAGAATGAATAGATCTATTCAGGTCGAAGGAGCATTTGGAGTTTTAAAAAGTGACTATGAATTCAATAGATTTTTAACACGTGGAAAAAATAGCGTTAAAACGGAATTTATTTTGCTTTGTTTTGGTTTTAATATTAATAAATTACATTCTAAAATCCAAAATGAAAGAACTCAAAATCATCTTCATGAATTAAAAATCTCTGCCTAA
- a CDS encoding GNAT family N-acetyltransferase, producing the protein MKRLESKRMVLRPWRIEDLDDLHQCTSDEQVAKFAGFNVRQTKKETLKILKQFIGDSLKSLWAIELKKDKKDIGWIELYNQSNDLNMNSKELGFVLSQEYWGKGLMTEAVKLVLNYVFNIKKVNSIICSHFLKNIRSRNVITKCGFKFIINDSSKCYYYLSKN; encoded by the coding sequence ATGAAACGATTAGAAAGTAAACGAATGGTTTTGAGACCTTGGAGAATAGAAGATTTAGATGATTTACATCAATGTACATCAGATGAACAGGTAGCAAAATTTGCAGGATTTAATGTTAGACAAACTAAAAAAGAAACATTAAAGATTTTAAAGCAATTTATAGGTGATTCCTTAAAATCATTATGGGCAATTGAATTGAAAAAAGACAAAAAGGATATTGGATGGATTGAATTATATAATCAGTCTAATGATTTAAATATGAATTCAAAAGAATTGGGTTTTGTTTTATCACAAGAATATTGGGGAAAAGGACTAATGACAGAAGCAGTAAAGTTAGTTCTTAATTATGTTTTTAATATAAAAAAAGTAAATTCTATTATATGTTCTCATTTTCTTAAAAATATTAGATCAAGAAATGTTATTACAAAATGTGGATTTAAATTTATTATTAATGATTCCAGTAAATGCTATTATTATTTAAGCAAAAATTGA
- a CDS encoding AAA family ATPase: protein MIKKFIIINGTMGVGKSTICENLYKILPNSAWLDGDWCAMINPFVTSDENKDIIINNITHILNNFLNSSSIEYVIFNWLIESEDIMNLILDNINKKNFKLYKITLTCSTEELMKRVGRDILDGKRNRDSLNRSLERVFLYEKMGTFKIDTTTLKVNEVINNIIRIISKE, encoded by the coding sequence ATGATTAAGAAATTTATAATTATTAATGGAACAATGGGAGTAGGGAAGAGTACTATATGTGAAAATCTTTATAAAATTTTACCTAATTCAGCATGGCTTGATGGTGATTGGTGTGCTATGATTAATCCTTTTGTTACTAGTGATGAAAATAAAGATATTATTATAAATAATATTACACATATACTAAATAATTTTTTGAATAGTTCTTCAATAGAATATGTAATATTCAATTGGCTTATTGAAAGTGAAGATATTATGAATTTAATATTAGATAATATAAACAAAAAAAACTTTAAATTGTATAAAATCACATTAACATGTTCAACGGAAGAACTTATGAAAAGAGTGGGGAGAGATATTTTAGATGGTAAAAGAAATAGAGATTCATTAAATAGAAGTCTAGAAAGAGTATTTCTTTATGAAAAGATGGGTACTTTTAAAATAGATACAACTACATTAAAAGTAAATGAAGTAATAAATAATATAATACGTATAATTTCTAAGGAATAA
- a CDS encoding YdcF family protein: MKNVYDILLGCILIIYVFIVNLLSSSRIAFSLPIFILGILFVIYHFIRQRFALNKYFKQFNKVMKLFICLGIIVFIFLEILIISCPKSNKENTDYILVLGAGLNNGNQINYILKSRLDSVLECVNEFNNHGYIVVSGGKGNDERISEAEAMKRYLVEQGIPEEKILMEDKSKNTFENLKFSKRIIENHSKQNIGNLSVKIVTTDFHGFRSNILAKRNGYDKANLYTNKTIYYLIPTCYTREAFALVKSVIFDR, translated from the coding sequence ATGAAAAATGTTTATGATATATTATTGGGATGTATTTTAATTATATATGTATTTATAGTAAATTTATTAAGTTCTTCAAGAATTGCATTTAGTTTACCTATTTTTATTTTAGGAATACTTTTTGTTATATATCATTTTATAAGACAGAGGTTTGCATTAAATAAATATTTTAAACAGTTTAATAAAGTTATGAAATTGTTTATTTGTTTAGGAATTATAGTATTTATATTTTTAGAGATTTTAATTATATCTTGTCCAAAAAGTAATAAAGAAAATACAGATTATATTTTGGTGTTAGGAGCAGGATTAAATAATGGAAATCAAATTAACTATATTTTAAAATCTAGACTAGATAGTGTATTAGAATGTGTAAATGAATTTAATAATCATGGATATATTGTAGTTTCAGGTGGTAAAGGAAATGATGAAAGAATTTCAGAAGCAGAAGCTATGAAAAGATACTTAGTAGAACAGGGAATACCTGAAGAAAAGATATTAATGGAGGATAAGTCAAAAAATACATTTGAAAATTTAAAGTTTTCTAAGAGAATAATTGAAAATCATAGCAAACAAAACATTGGAAATTTAAGTGTGAAAATAGTTACAACAGATTTTCATGGTTTTAGAAGTAATATTCTTGCTAAAAGAAATGGATATGATAAAGCTAATTTATATACAAATAAAACAATATATTACCTTATTCCAACATGTTATACTAGAGAGGCTTTTGCATTAGTAAAGAGCGTAATATTTGATAGATAA
- a CDS encoding YccF domain-containing protein gives MSCLGNIIWFIFGGFVNAVGWFLTGIFWCITIIGIPIGLQCFKMARLQLAPFGKDVVETDSSGTSFILNILWIIFGGLALCISNLLSALLLCITIVGIPFAVQSLKLAKLSLMPFGKKIV, from the coding sequence ATGAGTTGTTTAGGTAATATTATCTGGTTCATTTTTGGAGGATTTGTTAATGCTGTTGGTTGGTTTCTTACAGGAATCTTTTGGTGCATAACTATAATAGGCATTCCTATTGGTCTTCAATGTTTTAAAATGGCTAGATTACAACTTGCCCCTTTTGGAAAAGATGTTGTGGAAACTGATTCTAGTGGTACAAGTTTTATATTAAATATATTATGGATTATATTTGGTGGATTAGCACTTTGCATTTCAAATCTCTTAAGTGCATTATTATTATGTATTACAATAGTTGGAATACCATTTGCAGTTCAATCTTTAAAATTAGCTAAATTATCCTTAATGCCTTTTGGTAAGAAAATAGTATAA
- a CDS encoding superoxide dismutase, with protein MFNKIELPYNYEALEPYIDKETINIHYNKHLQTYVNNLNKLLEGHEDFAKGKTLGKILSDTESIPEDIRQGVINQGGGVFNHNLYFSILSPTPKKAPEGKLLDEINATFGNLENLKQNISNAAIAQFGSGYAFLVKDENGKLSVISILNQNSPLSNNLIPILCIDVWEHAYYLKYKNLRADYVKNIWNVIDWGKVEGLYMNYSI; from the coding sequence ATGTTTAACAAAATTGAATTACCATATAATTATGAAGCTTTAGAACCATATATAGATAAGGAAACAATAAATATACATTATAATAAGCATCTACAAACTTATGTAAATAATTTAAATAAACTTTTGGAAGGACATGAAGATTTTGCAAAAGGAAAAACTTTAGGGAAAATATTATCAGATACAGAGTCTATACCTGAAGATATTAGACAAGGAGTTATAAATCAAGGTGGTGGAGTGTTTAATCATAATCTATATTTTTCAATTCTTTCACCAACACCTAAAAAAGCTCCTGAAGGAAAGTTACTAGATGAAATAAATGCAACTTTTGGTAATCTAGAAAATTTGAAACAGAATATAAGTAATGCTGCTATAGCACAATTTGGATCTGGATATGCTTTTTTAGTTAAAGATGAAAATGGAAAATTATCAGTAATAAGTATATTAAATCAAAATAGCCCTCTTAGCAATAATCTGATCCCTATATTATGTATAGATGTTTGGGAACATGCTTACTATTTAAAATATAAAAACTTAAGAGCTGATTATGTAAAGAATATTTGGAATGTAATTGATTGGGGAAAGGTAGAAGGGTTATATATGAATTATTCAATTTAA